One genomic segment of Impatiens glandulifera chromosome 6, dImpGla2.1, whole genome shotgun sequence includes these proteins:
- the LOC124942012 gene encoding ras-related protein RABA3-like: MKGGEEYGNPDRIDYMFKVVVVGDSAVGKSQILSRFTKNEFCLDSKSTIGVEFQTRTVTINSKLVKAQIWDTAGQERYRAVTSAYYRGALGAMLVYDITKRQTFDHIARWVEELRLHADSSIVIMLIGNKSDMVDARMVPTEDAVEFAEEQGLYFYETSALNGDNVETSFLKLLDEIFKVVSKKRLEEGNVGLPLTSVGTKIDVISSQDFEISEMKKISSCSC, from the exons ATGAAAGGAGGAGAAGAATACGGTAATCCAGATAGAATCGATTACATGTTCAAAGTAGTAGTGGTTGGTGATTCCGCCGTTGGAAAGAGTCAGATTCTATCTAGATTTACTAAAAACGAGTTCTGTCTCGATTCCAAATCAACAATCGGCGTTGAATTCCAAACTCGTACTGTAACGATCAATTCCAAGCTCGTCAAGGCTCAGATCTGGGATACCGCTGGCCAAGAAAG GTATCGAGCTGTAACAAGTGCATACTATAGAGGTGCCTTAGGAGCAATGTTGGTCTACGACATTACCAAGAGACAAACGTTCGATCACATAGCAAGATGGGTCGAGGAACTTCGCCTCCACGCCGACAGCTCGATCGTGATCATGTTGATAGGAAACAAGTCCGACATGGTCGATGCAAGGATGGTCCCGACTGAGGACGCGGTCGAGTTTGCGGAGGAACAAGGCTTATACTTCTACGAGACGTCGGCACTCAATGGGGATAACGTGGAGACTTCGTTCCTCAAGCTTCTCGATGAGATCTTCAAGGTGGTTTCGAAGAAACGATTGGAGGAAGGTAATGTGGGATTACCTTTAACATCGGTAGGAACAAAGATCGATGTGATATCTAGTCAAGATTTCGAGATTAGTGAAATGAAGAAGATTTCATCGTGTTCTtgttga
- the LOC124941095 gene encoding AAA-ATPase At2g46620-like codes for MLSLLITSIIYIFSGVSFYVILRLFLYQTSLIHLLIKWKHSVEDTIYVHQFFKVPQINNDNSTQQNQFYKKVLTYLNSTSSLEDSDFTNLFAGKKSNDIVLSLDDNQTVHDVFLGARVSWTNEKKRTLVLRIKKKDKRRILRSYLQHIHTISDEIEQRRGELNLFINHSSNRGDGDGDVRWSCVPFTHQSSFETMVMDSDVKARVKSDLESFLKSEEYYHRIGRVWKKNFLLYGPSGTGKSSFVAAMARFLSYDVYDLNLSQISNDSDLKMLLLQTKNKSLIVIEDLDLYLKSESTAVSLSGLLNFMDGILNSCSSEEKIMVFTMNSKDEIDPAILRPGRIDVQIYFPLCDFKSFKLFANNYLGVKEHKLFQQVEEVFHTANISPAEVSEIMIANRGSPSRAMKSVITALQTKKNAGADHRRLDDSVELLQSGVFGKDSLPVKELRKLYGLLKLKTLKKVGPVDYDPVLIEPAMIKR; via the coding sequence ATGCTTTCATTACTTATCACTTCCATTATCTACATCTTCTCCGGCGTCTCCTTCTACGTAATTCTCCGGCTGTTCTTGTATCAAACGTCTCTTATTCATCTTCTAATCAAATGGAAACATTCAGTTGAAGATACAATTTATGTTCATCAGTTCTTCAAAGTTCCACAAATTAACAACGATAACAGTACTCAACAGAATCAATTCTATAAAAAAGTTCTTACATACCTCAATTCCACATCTTCACTTGAGGATTCCGACTTCACAAATCTATTCGCCGGTAAGAAATCGAACGATATTGTTCTCTCACTCGACGATAATCAAACCGTACACGACGTTTTCCTCGGTGCTAGGGTTTCATGGACAAACGAGAAGAAGAGGACTCTCGTTTTGAGGATTAAGAAGAAGGATAAACGAAGGATTCTCCGTTCTTATCTACAACATATACATACTATTTCCGACGAGATTGAACAGCGCAGGGGAGAACTTAACCTTTTCATTAATCACAGTAGTAATCgaggagatggagatggagatgtgCGTTGGTCGTGTGTTCCGTTTACGCATCAATCGAGTTTCGAAACTATGGTAATGGATTCAGATGTTAAAGCGAGAGTGAAATCTGATCTCGAATCATTTCTCAAATCTGAAGAGTATTATCATCGGATTGGCAGAGTCTGGAAGAAGAACTTCCTTCTATACGGACCTTCAGGTACTGGTAAATCGAGTTTTGTAGCGGCGATGGCGAGATTTCTATCGTATGATGTTTACGATCTCAATCTATCTCAAATCTCAAATGATTCCGATTTAAAGATGCTTTTATTACAAACAAAGAACAAATCATTGATCGTCATCGAAGATCTGGACCTGTACCTGAAATCGGAATCTACAGCGGTGAGTTTATCAGGTTTGTTGAACTTCATGGACGGAATATTGAACTCCTGTTCAAGTGAAGAGAAAATCATGGTGTTTACGATGAACAGTAAGGATGAAATCGATCCGGCAATACTCCGTCCAGGAAGAATCGATGTTCAGATCTATTTTCCATTATGCGATTTCAAATCGTTCAAACTTTTCGCTAATAATTATCTCGGCGTTAAAGAACACAAGCTTTTTCAACAAGTGGAGGAGGTTTTTCATACCGCTAATATAAGTCCTGCAGAGGTAAGTGAAATCATGATCGCTAATCGTGGATCGCCTAGCCGTGCTATGAAATCGGTGATCACGGCGTTGCAGACGAAGAAGAACGCCGGCGCCGATCACCGGCGATTGGATGATTCAGTTGAGCTTCTCCAGTCAGGCGTGTTTGGGAAGGATAGTTTGCCGGTTAAGGAGTTAAGGAAGTTATACGGTTTGTTGAAATTGAAAACTTTGAAGAAAGTTGGACCGGTTGATTATGATCCGGTTCTTATAGAACCGGCTATGATTAAACGTTAA
- the LOC124942267 gene encoding calcium-binding protein KIC-like — translation MEPEKKPLVAGAGEDGFGEYHDLLTVMADKLDANSFVSELCMGFKMMADPLTGLITSESLRKNSVYLGFDEMISKEDAEGMVREGDLNGDGALNETEFCILMVRLSPGMMDQAEVWIEKALGQETTSLGSSSSSVN, via the coding sequence ATGGAACCGGAGAAGAAACCACTGGTCGCCGGCGCCGGCGAAGATGGGTTCGGAGAATACCATGATTTGTTAACAGTAATGGCCGACAAACTAGATGCTAACAGTTTTGTGTCGGAATTGTGTATGGGTTTTAAGATGATGGCTGATCCGTTAACTGGTTTGATAACGTCGGAGAGTTTAAGGAAGAATTCAGTTTATTTGGGTTTTGATGAAATGATTAGTAAGGAAGATGCAGAAGGTATGGTTAGAGAAGGTGATCTTAACGGAGATGGGGCGTTAAATGAGACGGAATTTTGTATTCTTATGGTTAGGCTTAGTCCTGGAATGATGGATCAAGCTGAAGTTTGGATTGAGAAAGCTCTTGGTCAAGAAACGACGTCGTTGggctcatcttcttcttctgtgaattaa
- the LOC124942178 gene encoding uncharacterized protein LOC124942178: protein MKEVQNRLHYVRKLSTFFTKPIVYIFLLFSFAVAGYLYSSSKSADHFRFDTIICAKPEPPHVVRNNLIDTFFNGISPYANFPPKHVANLLTPAKINGWDSNNAVFGNLMKKYRPKVIIEIGTFLGMSAIHMAELSKELGLDSQIICIDNFRAWPGLDIPMINGDVLLMYQFIQNLVHKNVTDSVVFLPYSAAAALDKMCMMGIYADMIEVDAAHDFHSAWSDINRAYKVLARDGVIFGHDYFNLEDQFGVRRAVDLFAKVKGLEVGTDGQHWVIYPS from the exons ATGAAAGAGGTTCAAAATCGTCTACACTATGTTCGTAAGCTATCTACATTTTTCACAAAACCAATCGTTTATATTTTTCTCCTTTTCTCGTTTGCTGTCGCCGGTTACCTTTATTCCTCGTCCAAATCCGCCGATCACTTCCGTTTCGATACCATCATTTGTGCCAAACCCGAACCACCACATGTTGTTCGAAACAATCTCATTGACACCTTCTTTAATGGTATATCTCCGTATGCTAACTTCCCACCAAAACATGTGGCCAATCTTTTAACTCCGGCGAAAATCAATGGTTGGGATTCAAACAATGCTGTTTTTGGTAACCTTATGAAGAAGTACCGGCCCAAGGTCATAATTGAAATTG GTACCTTCTTGGGCATGTCTGCGATTCACATGGCAGAATTATCTAAAGAATTGGGCTTAGATTCGCAAATAATTTGTATCGATAATTTTAGGGCATGGCCGGGATTGGATATACCGATGATAAACGGCGATGTACTATTGATGTATCAATTTATTCAGAATTTGGTTCATAAGAATGTGACGGATTCGGTGGTCTTTCTTCCTTATTCCGCGGCCGCAGCTTTAGATAAAATGTGTATGATGGGAATATATGCTGACATGATTGAAGTCGATGCGGCTCATGATTTCCATTCGGCTTGGAGCGATATTAACCGGGCTTATAAGGTTTTGGCACGCGACGGTGTAATATTTGGGCATGATTATTTCAATTTAGAAGATCAATTTGGTGTTAGAAGGGCGGTGGATTTGTTTGCAAAAGTTAAGGGTCTTGAAGTTGGAACTGATGGTCAGCATTGGGTCATCTATCCAAGCTAA
- the LOC124942146 gene encoding 28S ribosomal protein S14, mitochondrial, translating to MATLRRIITQVSSMQLNYVAGSSCSSIQRFGVGKISGLVLHQGTIPSQVGISNSLKQFSTNPIMKSLNLNSKPSTLTLTSSFHSSSFKQETFKKDLPSNKMLVHRNIRDYKRRLLVAKYELRRNLYKALCRDPDLPSHVRERHRIKLSKLPRNSSSTRVRNRCIFTGRPRAVYEKFRMSRIVFRELASRGELMGVKKASW from the exons ATGGCCACTCTACGGCGCATTATCACTCAG GTTTCAAGTATGCAGttgaattatgtggctggaagtTCTTGTTCCTCTATTCAACGATTTGGAGTAG GGAAAATCTCCGGTCTTGTTCTTCATCAAGGCACAATACCATCGCAAGTGGGAATCAGTAATTCTCTAAAGCAATTCTCAACAAATCCAATAATGAAATCACTAAACCTAAATTCCAAGCCCTCAACTCTAACTCTTACCAGTTCCTTCCATTCTTCAAGTTTCAAACAAGAAACCTTTAAAAAGGACCTTCCAAGCAATAAAATGCTTGTCCACAGAAACATAAGGGATTACAAGCGTAGATTACTTGTAGCCAAGTACGAACTAAGGCGAAACCTTTACAAAGCCCTTTGTAGAGATCCAGATCTTCCAAGCCATGTTCGTGAGAGACATCGTATTAAACTGTCCAAATTACCAAGAAACAGCTCCTCTACTCGGGTCAGGAACAGATGCATATTTACAGGTAGGCCACGAGCAGTTTACGAGAAATTTCGAATGTCTAGGATCGTGTTTCGTGAACTAGCTTCACGTGGTGAGCTTATGGGCGTCAAGAAAGCATCTTGGTAA
- the LOC124941990 gene encoding ORM1-like protein 3, with amino-acid sequence MANLYVKAVPSADLNRNTEWFTYPGVWTTYILILFFSWLLFLSIFGCTPGMAWTIVNLAHFVVTYHFFHWKKGTPFADDQGMYNALTWWEQIDNGKQLTRNRKFITVVPVVLYLIASHTTDYEHPMFFFNTLAVMVMVIAKFPNMHKVRIFGINGEQ; translated from the exons ATGGCCAATCTGTATGTAAAGGCGGTGCCGTCGGCAGATCTGAATCGTAATACGGAATGGTTCACATATCCCGGCGTCTGGACTACCTATATCTTGATCCTCTTCTTCTCTTGGCTCCTTTTCCTTTCAATTTTCGGTTGCACTCCTGGCATGGCCTGGACCATCGTCAATCTTGCCCATTTTGTC GTTACTTATCACTTCTTCCACTGGAAAAAGGGAACACCTTTTGCTGATGATCAGGGGATGTATAATGCATTGACATGGTGGGAGCAGATTGACAACGGGAAGCAGCTCACACGTAACCGGAAATTCATCACTGTCGTGCCTGTAGTCCT GTACTTAATTGCGTCACACACAACAGACTATGAGCATCCAATGTTCTTCTTCAACACACTTGCGGTAATGGTGATGGTTATCGCAAAATTTCCCAACATGCATAAGGTTAGAATCTTTGGAATCAACGGTGAGCAGTGA
- the LOC124942780 gene encoding uncharacterized protein LOC124942780 has product MREVQNHLHYVCKLSTFFTKPIVYIFLLFSFAIAGYLFSSPNSSDHYHFDNIVCAKPESAHAVRNNLIDAFFNGASPYLNFPPKDVANLLTPAKISGWGSNNAVFGNLMKKYRPKIIIEIGTYLGMSAIHMVELSKELGLDSQIICIDNFRAWPGLDIPMINGDVLLMYQFIQNLVHKNVTDSVVYLPYSTTIALDKMCTMGIYGDMIEVDAGHDFHSAWTDINRAYKILARNGVIFGHDYFNGEDQFGVRRAVNLFAQVKGLRVGTDGKHWVIHPR; this is encoded by the exons ATGAGAGAGGTTCAAAATCATCTTCACTATGTTTGTAAGCTATCAACTTTCTTCACAAAACCAATTGTCTATATTTTTCTCCTTTTCTCGTTTGCTATTGCGGGTTACCTCTTTTCTTCGCCCAATTCCTCGGATCATTATCATTTCGATAACATCGTTTGTGCCAAGCCCGAATCCGCCCATGCCGTGCGCAACAATCTTATTGACGCATTCTTCAATGGTGCATCTCCATACTTAAACTTCCCTCCAAAAGATGTGGCCAATCTTTTAACTCCAGCGAAAATTAGTGGTTGGGGGTCAAACAATGCAGTTTTTGGTAATCTCATGAAGAAGTACCGACCGAAGATCATCATTGAGATAG GTACTTACTTAGGAATGTCTGCCATACACATGGTGGAATTATCTAAAGAGTTGGGCTTAGATTCGCAAATAATTTGTATCGATAATTTTAGGGCATGGCCAGGATTGGATATACCGATGATAAATGGTGACGTATTGTTGATGTATCAgtttattcaaaatttggttCATAAAAATGTAACAGATTCAGTGGTTTATCTTCCTTACTCAACGACAATAGCTTTGGATAAAATGTGTACGATGGGAATATATGGAGATATGATTGAAGTTGATGCGGGTCATGATTTTCATTCAGCTTGGACTGATATTAATCGGGCTTATAAGATTCTGGCACGTAACGGTGTAATTTTTGGGCATGATTACTTCAATGGTGAAGATCAATTTGGTGTAAGAAGGGCAGTGAATTTGTTTGCTCAAGTTAAAGGTCTTCGAGTTGGAACTGACGGTAAACATTGGGTCATCCATCCTCGTTAA
- the LOC124942534 gene encoding uncharacterized protein LOC124942534 — protein MKEVQNRLHYLRKLSTFFTKPIVYISLLFSFAVVGYLFSSSKSSDHYRFDNIVCAKPEPAHVVRNNLIDAFFNGASPYLNFPPKHVANLLTPAKISGWESNNAVFGNLMKKYRPKIIIEIGTYLGMSAIHMVELSKELGLDSQIICIDNFRAWPGLDIPMINGDVLLMYQFIQNLVHKNVTDSVVYLPYSATIALDKMCAMGIYGDMIEVDAAHDFHSAWSDINRAYKVLARDGVIFGHDYFNAEDQFGVRRAVNLFARVKGLRVGTDGHHWVIHPS, from the exons atgAAAGAGGTTCAAAATCGTCTTCACTATCTTCGTAAACTATCAACTTTCTTCACAAAACCAATTGTCTATATTTCTCTCCTTTTCTCGTTTGCTGTCGTGGGTTACCTCTTTTCTTCGTCTAAATCCTCTGATCATTATCGTTTCGATAACATCGTTTGCGCCAAGCCCGAACCCGCCCATGTTGTGCGCAACAATCTCATCGACGCATTCTTCAACGGTGCATCTCCATACTTAAACTTTCCTCCAAAACATGTGGCCAATCTTTTAACTCCTGCCAAAATTAGTGGTTGGGAGTCAAACAATGCAGTTTTTGGTAATCTCATGAAGAAGTACCGACCGAAGATCATCATTGAGATAG GTACTTACTTAGGAATGTCTGCCATACACATGGTGGAATTATCTAAAGAGTTGGGCTTAGATTCACAAATAATATGTATTGATAATTTTAGGGCATGGCCGGGATTGGATATACCGATGATAAATGGTGACGTATTGTTGATGTATCAgtttattcaaaatttggtCCATAAGAATGTGACGGATTCAGTGGTTTATCTTCCTTACTCGGCAACAATAGCTTTGGATAAAATGTGCGCGATGGGAATATATGGAGATATGATTGAAGTTGATGCGGCTCATGATTTTCATTCAGCTTGGAGTGATATTAATCGGGCTTATAAGGTTCTGGCACGTGACGGTGTAATTTTTGGGCATGATTACTTCAATGCTGAAGATCAATTTGGTGTAAGAAGGGCCGTGAATTTGTTTGCTAGAGTTAAGGGTCTTCGCGTTGGAACTGACGGTCATCATTGGGTCATCCATCCTAGCTAA
- the LOC124944035 gene encoding protein LEAD-SENSITIVE 1-like, with protein MGLLTNRVERSQIKPGDHIYTYRAIFAYSHHGIFVGGCKVVHFTPDRRNDEEFSNQSILLSSCPTFPDCGFKQRKSGVKISCLDCFLKNGSLHVFKYGVSNSVFIAQVRGGTCTTAPSDAPRSVIHRSMYLLQNGYRNYDVFSNNCEDFALYCKTGLLTLDRIGVGKSGQASSVVGALVSSPVQFFMPSFIGVATVTIGMYCMSRYANDIGVRSDVIKVAVEDLAVNLGWVSHEETNFSI; from the exons ATGGGACTCCTTACCAATAGAGTAGAGAGAAGCCAGATCAAACCAGGTGATCACATCTATACATATAGAGCCATCTTTGCATACTCCCACCATG GTATCTTTGTTGGGGGATGCAAAGTAGTTCATTTCACACCGGACCGTCGTAACGACGAAGAATTCTCTAATCAATCGATTTTGTTATCGTCATGCCCAACATTTCCTGATTGTGGTTTCAAACAACGAAAAAGCGGCGTAAAGATATCTTGTCTAGATTGTTTCCTAAAAAACGGTTCTCTCCATGTGTTCAAATACGGAGTTTCCAATTCCGTATTTATCGCGCAAGTCCGCGGCGGGACTTGCACGACCGCACCCTCCGATGCACCCCGATCGGTCATCCACCGTTCAATGTACCTTCTACAAAATGGGTACAGAAATTATGATGTTTTCTCGAATAATTGTGAGGATTTCGCGCTTTATTGTAAAACCGGTTTGCTTACTTTGGATCGGATTGGTGTTGGGAAAAGTGGACAAGCTTCTTCGGTCGTAGGGGCTCTTGTTTCATCTCCGGTACAATTTTTTATGCCTAGTTTTATCGGTGTGGCTACGGTTACGATTGGGATGTATTGTATGAGCCGATATGCTAATGATATTGGTGTTCGTTCTGATGTTATTAAAGTGGCGGTCGAGGATTTGGCTGTTAATCTAGGATGGGTTTCTCATGAGGAAACAAATTTCTCTATTTAA